A single Fusarium oxysporum Fo47 chromosome IV, complete sequence DNA region contains:
- a CDS encoding pectate lyase, with protein MHFPSAIALLTALPSVLACKGYTGGLPKHTGTKTLSAPQYIKKGQTFDAGWVKYDRGVKCTGQDEGGEKDTVFVLEDGAKLRNVIIGANQREGVYCLGSCTLEFVWFEDVCEDAISIKGGGTANIIGGGAYKAADKIIQHNGCGHVNIINFYANDYGKVYRSCGNCKGNCRRSVHMEGTTAVNGGELMGINTNLGDKATYSNNCYPKVQCQGYNGCDKGNGACEPTKAGLC; from the exons ATGCATTTCCCCAGCGCAATTGCTCTTCTTACAGCCCTCCCATCAGTCTTAGCCTGCAAGGGTTATACTGGAGGACTTCCCAAGCACACAGGAACCAAGACTCTCAGTGCTCCGCAATATATCAAAAAGGGCCAGACCTTCGACGCTGGCTGGGTCAAGTATGATCGTGGCGTAAAATGCACCGGCCAGGATGAAGGAG GTGAGAAAGATACTGTTTTCGTCCTCGAGGACGGAGCCAAACTTCGAAACGTCATTATCGGCGCCAACCAGCGCGAAGGCGTGTACTGCCTCGGATCATGCACTCTCGAATTCGTCTGGTTCGAGGACGTCTGCGAGGATGCCATCTCTATCAAGGGCGGCGGCACAGCCAACATCATCGGAGGTGGCGCCTACAAGGCTGCTGATAAAATCATTCAGCATAACGGCTGTGGTcatgtcaacatcatcaacttctaCGCCAACGATTACGGAAAGGTGTACAGGTCTTGCGGTAACTGCAAGGGTAACTGCCGGCGCTCGGTGCATATGGAAGGCACCACTGCTGTGAACGGTGGTGAGTTGATgggcatcaacaccaacttgGGCGATAAG GCCACGTACTCCAATAACTGTTACCCCAAAGTCCAATGCCAGGGCTACAACGGGTGCGACAAGGGCAATGGTGCTTGTGAGCCCACCAAGGCTGGTCTTTGTTGA